A section of the Brienomyrus brachyistius isolate T26 unplaced genomic scaffold, BBRACH_0.4 scaffold47, whole genome shotgun sequence genome encodes:
- the fhip1aa gene encoding LOW QUALITY PROTEIN: FHF complex subunit HOOK interacting protein 1A (The sequence of the model RefSeq protein was modified relative to this genomic sequence to represent the inferred CDS: inserted 2 bases in 1 codon), translating to MASTVASGNQDGPPVLKGVDPETCMIVFKNHWAQVVKILEKHDPLRCGGGAXLGGASGSRFGAIPGDEASAVQNYVEHMLFLLMEEGGGPGGAMGPILEFVVMENVMERLFVWSLRREFTDDMKLEQLRMYEMLLGRARQPLLLHKPVLRPLMMLLSACSGPGAATPSVESELVVLLSQLCSILAREPSILELFFHTSEDQGAANFLIFSLLIPFIHREGAVGQQARDSLLFIMALSAENHVVANYIAENTYFCPVLATGLSGLYSSLPPKLEVRGEDWHCLQREDWIQVPALVQFLNSLEFCNAVIQVAHPAIRDQLVSYIYNGFLVPVLAPALHKLTLEEVMTTTAYLDLFLRSVSEPALLQTFLSFILLHRHESVHVLDTLVSRINTPFQLGTVSLALFRTLIGLYCEDVMLQLILRYLIPCSHMMLSQRCVIKERDCYSVSAAKFLALTPSCCPSGFTTPPLRQQLDCILWSKDSQTESIDDSDYITVIGAEVPMDISYLHYLLDARSRITRCVKACQVWSAPYDGEDPPPDQYQLNVLDDDGKPRRSSHTHAPRHTSELSSAGDRSIQLDLEWDDSYDTALSPTDSPEPLPPVPAEPPKHIQEMRRSAIMLIKGSYVEESDFQDDVMVYNLVAQKDAQDVVEVGVTKPEGANPSPPGNGPSLQQSALSNGLTSPQESDPGTPSAKPEAGSGQMSHRNSLTGLGQHGAEEDLMSQYEDLIQALGVEPGSPQEGEQEVQSPLSLMEEEEVDFSSFSPDTPEQDKTPSPLTSKDRSRSRTQGVPFTGPFVSVLLSRLEHMLENSLHINLLLTGILTQLAAYPQPLLRSFLLNTNMVFQPSVRSLYQVLASVKNQIEHLASTTKNFQNLLKEGQQCLLARENVLRGRELLGETKENGFGLHERGTNRLSSPHLKAPPQATNAAFATLLFTEFLKELAAVAQEHGVGSLILEEE from the exons ATGGCCTCCACCGTCGCCAGTGGCAACCAGGATGGGCCCCCCGTCCTCAAAGGGGTGGACCCTGAAACCTGCATGATCGTCTTTAAGAACCACTGGGCGCAG GTGGTGAAAATTTTGGAGAAACACGACCCCCTGCGCTGCGGCGGGGGGGC CCTAGGGGGCGCTAGCGGCTCCCGCTTTGGGGCCATCCCAGGCGACGAGGCCAGCGCCGTGCAGAACTACGTGGAGCACATGCTCTTCCTGCTGATGGAGGAGGGCGGCGGGCCGGGCGGCGCCATGGGCCCCATCCTGGAGTTTGTGGTGATGGAGAACGTGATGGAGCGCCTCTTCGTGTGGAGCCTGCGTCGGGAATTCACCGACGACATGAAGCTGGAGCAGCTGCGGATGTACGAGATGTTGCTGGGTCGCGCCCGGCAGCCGCTACTCCTCCACAAGCCGGTGCTGCGGCCCCTCATGATGCTGctgagcgcctgctcgggcccCGGGGCCGCCACCCCCTCCGTGGAGTCCGAGCTGGTGGTTCTGCTCAGTCAGCTCTGCTCCATCCTGGCCCGGGAGCCCTCCATCTTGGAGTTGTTCTTCCACACCAGCGAGGACCAGGGCGCCGCCAACTTCCTCATCTTCTCCTTGCTCATCCCCTTCATTCACCGCGAGGGCGCCGTGGGACAGCAGGCACGGGACTCCCTCCTCTTCATCATGGCGCTGTCCGCCGAGAACCATGTGGTGGCCAACTACATCGCGGAGAACACCTACTTCTGCCCG GTCCTGGCGACGGGGCTGAGCGGCTTGTACTCCTCTCTGCCCCCCAAGCTGGAGGTCCGTGGTGAGGACTGGCACTGCCTGCAGCGGGAGGACTGGATCCAGGTGCCCGCCCTGGTCCAGTTCCTTAACTCGCTGGAGTTCTGCAACGCCGTCATCCAG GTGGCTCACCCCGCCATTCGAGACCAGCTGGTCAGCTACATCTACAACGGCTTCCTGGTGCCTGTCCTCGCACCTGCTCTACACAAG TTGACCCTGGAGGAAGTGATGACTACGACGGCCTACCTGGACCTGTTCCTGCGCAGCGTGTCCGAGCCGGCGCTGTTGCAGACCTTCCTCAGCTTCATCCTGCTACATCGGCACGAGAGTGTGCACGTCCTGGACACGCTGGTCAGCCGCATTAACACACCCTTCCAG CTTGGCACGGTCTCCCTGGCCCTGTTCCGCACTCTGATTGGCCTTTACTGTGAGGATGTGATGTTGCAGCTCATCCTGAG GTACCTGATCCCCTGCAGTCACATGATGCTGAGTCAGCGCTGCGTGATAAAGGAGAGGGACTGCTACTCCGTGTCTGCGGCCAAGTTCCTGGCCCTCACGCCTTCATGCTGTCCCTCTGGATTCACCACTCCTCCCCTCAGGCAGCAGCTGGACTGCATCCTGTGGTCAAAGGATTCACAGACGGAGAGCATAG ATGATTCGGACTACATCACCGTCATCGGCGCTGAGGTGCCCATGGACATCAGCTACTTGCACTACCTGCTGGATGCCCGCAGCAGGATCACCAGGTGCGTCAAGGCATGCCAGGTGTGGTCGGCTCCTTACGACGGGGAGGACCCCCCACCTGACCAATACCAGCTGAACGTGCTGGACGACGACGGCAAGCCGCGCCGCTCTAGCCACACCCATGCCCCCCGGCATACCTCTGAGCTTAGCTCCGCCGGCGACCGGTCCATCCAGCTGGACCTGGAGTGGGATGACAGCTATGACACGGCCCTGTCCCCGACTGACAGCCCAGAACCTCTACCTCCAGTCCCCGCCGAGCCGCCAAAACACATCCAGGAGATGAGGAGGAGCGCCATCATGCTCATCAAGGGCTCCTATGTCGAGGAGTCGGACTTCCAGGACGACGTCATGGTCTACAACCTTGTTGCGCAGAAGGATGCACAGGACGTCGTGGAAGTTGGCGTGACAAAGCCCGAGGGGGCCAATCCATCTCCGCCAGGCAATGGGCCCAGCCTCCAGCAGTCGGCTCTCAGCAACGGGCTCACCTCCCCCCAGGAGAGTGACCCGGGGACTCCGTCAGCAAAGCCAGAGGCAGGTAGTGGACAAATGAGCCATAGGAACAGTCTAACTGGGCTGGGCCAGCATGGTGCTGAGGAAGACCTCATGTCCCAGTACGAGGATCTCATCCAGGCTCTGGGTGTGGAGCCGGGAAGCCCTCAGGAAGGGGAACAGGAGGTTCAAAGCCCATTATCCctcatggaggaggaggaggtggacttctcctccttctctccagaCACGCCGGAACAGGATAAGACGCCCTCTCCCCTGACATCCAAGGACAGAAGTAGGAGCAGAACTCAGGGAGTGCCGTTCACCG GGCCATTCGTCAGCGTGCTGCTGTCCCGCCTGGAGCACATGCTGGAGAACTCGCTCCACATCAACCTGCTGCTGACAGGCATCCTGACCCAGCTGGCCGCCTACCCCCAGCCACTGCTCCGCTCCTTCCTGCTCAACACCAACATGGTGTTCCAGCCCAGTGTGCGCTCCCTATACCAG GTACTAGCATCCGTCAAGAACCAGATTGAACACCTGGCCTCGACTACAAAGAACTTCCAGAACCTGCTCAAGGAGGGGCAACAGTGCCTTCTGGCGCGAGAGAATGTCCTACGGGGTAGAG